Proteins encoded in a region of the Pseudomonas sp. PDNC002 genome:
- a CDS encoding LTA synthase family protein — MRKLISWWNSRGNLVSLSALFLLIPLIGRYSLGWGTPLGYLSDLALGTLLVIALHNRRLFIAIPVMLVWALSVIGTAELVSAVGRMPAPEDLHFLADPTFVANSTEGGGLNHLHLAIVVGAAILACALLWRRREKPLTRYAYVLPAALLAGHFGVQYFQPSDAEMWKQFNLPHQLVSRVITSGEIAYADWRDGDRPDLQPDVTGLTQHDLSGASLLAGRGQAKNVLIIAMEGIPGAYVATNRAALSSSYEESMMPKLSTWAERAMTTPDYVVHSHQTIRGLYAMLCGDYSKLDNGTPKGVELLGNPTRAAECLPAQLHQAGFSTHFLQGAGLRFMAKDKVMPAMGFDKTLGRDWFKKKPYLEFAWGMDDKAFFEGALDYVGQLRQKKQPWMLTLLTVGTHQPYSATPEYLAKYPTPRQAAVAYLDDAVDAFLKGLEEKGVLKDTLVIVTSDESHGIDNVRLASAWGLNLVLAPEQAALPPVKAGVYGHVDLESSVLDYFAIKAPQDIAGRSLFREYSTGREMVSFTNGMQRYHDGKGNFTECDFQQVCRRYKSDGFIADTAKFEGRFSGRDARLMTARADILDQSVTKAQSAREYQFATKERIRLKPQIENEYTDNLIGAQYLEFPANTHTTVRLKIRAIQMDANGAKVTLKTRSFEKPVPIEMPEFPLVKRNQPLEVTFGFDNEEARKAFSFHLLAEGKGIIEITDFHVLTQPRKSTINASEAGGKALAEAKPLPIPRLSGHPNLMASQPADSQDDITPADVIEDPNPQLRQMMQ; from the coding sequence GTGCGCAAACTCATTAGTTGGTGGAATTCACGGGGCAACCTGGTTTCCCTGTCTGCCCTCTTCCTGCTGATCCCGCTGATCGGCCGCTACAGCCTGGGCTGGGGCACGCCGCTCGGCTATCTGTCCGATCTGGCCCTGGGCACGCTGCTCGTCATTGCCCTGCACAATCGACGACTATTCATTGCCATCCCGGTGATGCTGGTCTGGGCGCTGTCGGTCATCGGCACAGCCGAACTGGTCAGCGCCGTGGGCCGCATGCCCGCGCCGGAGGACCTGCACTTCCTCGCCGACCCCACTTTCGTCGCCAACTCCACCGAGGGCGGCGGCCTCAATCACCTGCACCTGGCGATCGTCGTCGGTGCTGCCATCCTCGCCTGCGCCCTGCTCTGGCGCCGCCGGGAAAAACCCCTGACGCGCTACGCCTACGTACTGCCGGCAGCACTGCTGGCTGGCCATTTCGGCGTGCAGTATTTCCAGCCCAGCGACGCGGAGATGTGGAAGCAATTCAACCTGCCGCACCAGCTCGTTTCCCGCGTGATCACCAGCGGCGAAATCGCCTACGCAGACTGGCGTGACGGCGATCGACCGGACCTCCAGCCGGACGTTACCGGCCTGACCCAGCACGATCTCAGCGGCGCCTCCCTGCTGGCGGGCCGCGGCCAGGCGAAGAACGTTCTGATCATCGCGATGGAAGGTATTCCCGGCGCCTATGTCGCCACCAATCGCGCGGCATTGAGCAGCAGCTACGAAGAATCGATGATGCCCAAGCTCAGCACCTGGGCCGAGCGGGCGATGACCACGCCGGACTACGTGGTGCACAGCCACCAGACCATCCGTGGCCTGTACGCGATGCTCTGCGGCGACTACAGCAAGCTGGACAACGGCACCCCGAAAGGCGTCGAACTGCTGGGCAACCCGACCCGCGCCGCCGAATGCCTGCCGGCGCAACTGCACCAGGCAGGCTTCAGCACCCACTTCCTGCAAGGCGCCGGTCTGCGCTTCATGGCGAAGGACAAGGTCATGCCCGCCATGGGCTTCGACAAGACCCTGGGCCGCGACTGGTTCAAGAAGAAGCCCTACCTGGAATTCGCCTGGGGCATGGACGACAAGGCCTTCTTCGAGGGAGCGCTGGACTATGTCGGCCAGCTGCGCCAGAAGAAGCAGCCGTGGATGCTGACCCTGCTCACCGTCGGCACCCACCAGCCCTACTCCGCTACCCCGGAATACCTGGCCAAGTACCCGACGCCGCGCCAGGCCGCGGTCGCCTACCTGGATGATGCGGTCGATGCGTTCCTCAAGGGCCTTGAAGAGAAAGGCGTCCTGAAGGACACCCTGGTGATCGTCACCTCCGACGAATCCCACGGCATCGACAACGTGCGCCTTGCCTCGGCGTGGGGCCTGAATCTGGTGCTCGCACCGGAACAGGCCGCGCTGCCACCGGTGAAGGCCGGCGTCTACGGCCACGTCGACCTGGAATCCTCGGTCCTCGATTACTTCGCCATCAAGGCGCCGCAGGATATCGCCGGCCGCTCGCTGTTCCGCGAATACAGCACCGGCCGAGAGATGGTGTCCTTCACCAACGGCATGCAGCGCTATCACGACGGCAAGGGCAACTTCACCGAGTGCGATTTCCAGCAGGTCTGCCGGCGCTACAAGAGTGACGGCTTCATCGCCGACACTGCCAAGTTCGAAGGTCGCTTCAGTGGCCGCGATGCGCGCCTGATGACCGCCCGCGCAGATATTCTCGACCAGTCGGTGACCAAGGCGCAGTCGGCCCGCGAATATCAGTTCGCGACCAAGGAGCGCATCCGCCTGAAGCCGCAGATCGAAAACGAGTACACCGACAACCTGATCGGCGCGCAGTACCTGGAGTTCCCGGCCAACACCCACACCACCGTGCGTCTGAAGATCCGTGCGATCCAGATGGACGCCAATGGGGCGAAAGTGACGCTCAAGACGCGCTCCTTCGAGAAACCGGTGCCCATCGAGATGCCGGAATTCCCGCTGGTGAAACGCAACCAGCCTCTGGAAGTGACCTTCGGCTTCGACAACGAGGAGGCGCGCAAGGCCTTCTCGTTCCACCTGCTGGCCGAAGGCAAGGGGATCATCGAGATCACCGACTTCCACGTGCTCACGCAGCCGCGCAAATCGACGATCAATGCCAGTGAAGCGGGAGGCAAGGCGCTGGCCGAGGCCAAGCCGCTACCGATCCCGCGCCTGTCCGGCCATCCCAACCTGATGGCCAGCCAACCGGCGGACTCCCAGGACGACATCACCCCGGCCGACGTCATCGAAGACCCGAACCCGCAATTGCGGCAGATGATGCAGTAA
- a CDS encoding FkbM family methyltransferase, which translates to MKTLLNKLLARPEINPQTAPAPPSRSAAAVAARDQLVNDFFGGWELEDIEVLQRYRYEGASSAGHGEILDWLGIRTDIDFHAWLPRPASGPLSIRDLPVPDDQVHAETIEYIGLICSLERAARSGHHRFVAVELGASYAPWAVAAGVMALRKGFGEVSLVAVEANRNSVPKITRHAKLNGLLDVSNVDLRAIHGAVHVRDEPVYFPKIDTSHDNGAQLTLEPEAQDYRGLAYEYEEVPGLSLPTLCADIPRIDFLHMDLQGAEEALLQDADFLRLLDERVTTLFIATQSRLIEGLALKALSAMNWQLYRERPTVYQQNDRTPDVNGWTLRDGGQIWFNDKPRG; encoded by the coding sequence ATGAAGACGCTTCTGAACAAGCTGTTGGCAAGACCAGAAATCAATCCACAGACAGCACCTGCCCCCCCGAGTCGCTCAGCTGCGGCCGTGGCCGCGCGGGATCAACTGGTCAATGACTTCTTCGGTGGATGGGAGCTGGAGGACATTGAAGTCCTGCAACGTTACAGATATGAAGGCGCCAGCAGTGCCGGACATGGCGAAATCCTCGACTGGTTGGGAATTCGGACCGACATCGATTTCCACGCCTGGCTTCCACGCCCCGCATCCGGCCCCTTGTCCATTCGCGACCTGCCAGTCCCGGACGATCAGGTTCACGCTGAAACCATCGAATACATAGGCCTCATCTGCAGCCTGGAGCGCGCTGCGCGATCCGGACATCACCGCTTCGTCGCCGTGGAGCTTGGCGCTTCCTATGCGCCCTGGGCAGTTGCTGCAGGGGTAATGGCGCTCCGCAAAGGATTCGGCGAAGTGAGCCTGGTCGCGGTAGAGGCGAACCGAAACTCTGTCCCCAAAATCACGAGGCACGCGAAGCTCAACGGTTTGCTGGACGTCAGCAACGTCGACTTGCGCGCCATCCATGGCGCTGTGCATGTGCGTGATGAGCCCGTTTACTTCCCCAAGATCGACACCAGTCACGACAACGGGGCGCAGCTGACACTCGAACCCGAGGCTCAGGACTATCGGGGACTGGCTTACGAATACGAGGAAGTGCCCGGCCTATCACTGCCGACCCTATGCGCCGATATCCCCCGCATCGACTTTCTGCACATGGACTTGCAAGGTGCCGAAGAAGCCCTGTTACAGGACGCGGACTTCCTGCGACTGCTGGATGAGCGCGTTACCACGCTGTTCATCGCCACCCAATCACGCCTGATCGAAGGCCTTGCCCTGAAGGCCCTCTCCGCCATGAATTGGCAGCTCTACCGGGAGCGCCCGACGGTTTATCAGCAGAACGACCGTACGCCTGACGTTAATGGCTGGACGCTACGTGACGGTGGACAGATCTGGTTCAACGACAAGCCACGGGGCTAG
- a CDS encoding ABC transporter ATP-binding protein, giving the protein MATAMPALEIRNLHKRYGDLEVLKGISLTARDGDVISILGSSGSGKSTFLRCINLLENPHQGQILVAGEELKLKKSKDGSLVAADNKQINRMRSELGFVFQNFNLWPHLSILDNIIEAPRRVLGKTKAEAIEIAEALLAKVGISDKRHSYPAQLSGGQQQRAAIARTLAMQPKVILFDEPTSALDPEMVQEVLNVIRKLAEEGRTMLLVTHEMNFARQVSSEVVFLHQGLVEEQGPPQQVFDNPQSARCKQFMSSHR; this is encoded by the coding sequence ATGGCCACGGCCATGCCCGCACTGGAAATCCGTAACCTGCACAAACGTTACGGAGACCTGGAGGTGCTCAAAGGCATTTCCCTGACCGCCCGCGACGGCGATGTGATTTCCATCCTCGGCTCCTCCGGTTCCGGTAAATCCACGTTCCTGCGCTGCATCAACCTGCTGGAAAACCCGCATCAGGGCCAGATTCTGGTCGCCGGCGAAGAGCTCAAGCTGAAGAAGTCGAAAGACGGATCGCTGGTCGCCGCCGACAACAAGCAGATCAACCGCATGCGCAGCGAGTTGGGCTTCGTCTTCCAGAACTTCAACCTCTGGCCGCACCTGAGCATCCTCGACAACATCATCGAGGCGCCGCGCCGTGTGCTGGGCAAGACCAAGGCCGAAGCCATCGAGATCGCCGAAGCGCTGCTGGCCAAGGTCGGCATCTCCGACAAGCGTCACAGCTATCCGGCCCAACTCTCCGGCGGTCAGCAGCAGCGCGCCGCCATCGCTCGCACCCTGGCGATGCAGCCCAAGGTGATCCTCTTCGACGAGCCGACTTCCGCGCTGGACCCGGAAATGGTCCAGGAAGTGCTTAACGTTATCCGCAAGCTCGCCGAGGAAGGCCGCACGATGTTGCTGGTCACCCACGAGATGAACTTTGCCCGCCAGGTTTCCAGCGAGGTGGTGTTCCTCCACCAGGGCCTGGTAGAAGAGCAGGGACCGCCGCAGCAGGTATTTGACAACCCGCAATCGGCACGCTGTAAACAATTCATGTCCAGCCACCGCTAA
- a CDS encoding ABC transporter substrate-binding protein gives MKNYKKIVLAIAATLALGSNAIAADKLRIGTEGAYPPFNGIDASGQVVGFDLDIGKALCAKMKTECEVVTSDWDGIIPALNAKKFDFIVASMSITDERKQAVDFTNPYYTNKLQFVAPKSTDFKTDKGYLKGKVIGAQRATIAGTWLEDNMSDVVTIKLYDTQENAYLDLSSGRLDGVLADKFVQYDWLKSDAGKDFEFKGEPVFDNDKIGIAVRKGDPLREKLNAALKEIVDDGTYKKINDKYFPFSIY, from the coding sequence ATGAAGAACTATAAGAAGATCGTTCTGGCTATCGCGGCCACCCTGGCACTGGGGAGCAATGCCATCGCCGCGGACAAACTGCGCATCGGTACCGAAGGCGCCTACCCGCCCTTCAACGGCATCGACGCCAGCGGCCAGGTCGTCGGCTTCGACCTCGACATCGGCAAGGCGCTGTGCGCCAAGATGAAGACCGAGTGTGAAGTCGTGACCTCGGACTGGGACGGCATCATTCCGGCCCTGAACGCCAAGAAGTTCGACTTCATCGTCGCGTCCATGTCGATCACCGACGAGCGCAAGCAGGCGGTTGATTTCACCAATCCCTACTACACCAACAAGCTGCAGTTCGTGGCGCCCAAGTCCACCGACTTCAAGACCGACAAGGGCTACCTGAAAGGCAAGGTGATCGGTGCGCAGCGCGCGACCATCGCCGGTACCTGGCTTGAGGACAATATGTCCGATGTCGTCACCATCAAGCTGTACGACACCCAGGAAAACGCCTACCTCGACCTGTCCTCGGGCCGCCTCGACGGCGTGCTGGCCGACAAGTTCGTGCAGTACGACTGGCTGAAGAGCGACGCCGGCAAGGACTTCGAGTTCAAGGGCGAGCCGGTGTTCGACAATGACAAGATCGGCATCGCCGTGCGCAAGGGCGACCCGCTGCGTGAGAAGCTGAACGCCGCTCTGAAGGAAATCGTCGACGACGGTACCTACAAGAAGATCAACGACAAGTACTTCCCCTTCAGCATCTATTGA
- a CDS encoding ABC transporter permease: MIFDLHGFGDQLIAGTWMTLKLSLASVCVGLVLGLLGAVAKTSKNAFLRMLGGFYTTVVRGIPETLWVLMIYFGTVTGLNALGGLFGHPDLALSPFAAGTCALGLCFGAYATEVFRGALLAIPKGHREAGQALGLSAPRIFWRVVLPQVWRVALPGLGNLYLILLKDTALVSLISLDEIMRKAGVASNATKEPFTFYMVAALIYLGLTIFIMAALHFLERRAGQGFVRNEL; encoded by the coding sequence ATGATTTTCGACCTGCACGGCTTCGGCGACCAGTTGATCGCCGGCACCTGGATGACGCTCAAGCTTTCGCTCGCCTCAGTCTGCGTGGGACTGGTCCTGGGCCTGCTGGGCGCCGTCGCCAAGACTTCGAAGAATGCCTTCCTGCGCATGCTCGGCGGCTTCTATACCACCGTGGTGCGAGGCATCCCCGAGACTCTCTGGGTACTGATGATCTACTTCGGTACCGTGACCGGGCTCAACGCCCTGGGCGGCCTGTTCGGGCATCCCGACCTCGCCCTCTCGCCCTTCGCCGCCGGGACCTGCGCACTGGGCCTGTGCTTTGGTGCCTACGCCACGGAAGTGTTCCGCGGCGCGCTGCTGGCAATCCCCAAGGGACACCGTGAAGCCGGCCAGGCGCTGGGACTGTCGGCCCCGCGCATCTTCTGGCGGGTCGTGCTGCCGCAGGTGTGGCGCGTGGCACTGCCGGGCCTGGGCAACCTCTACCTGATCCTGCTGAAGGACACCGCCCTGGTCTCGCTCATCAGCCTTGACGAAATCATGCGCAAGGCCGGCGTCGCTTCCAATGCGACCAAGGAGCCTTTCACCTTCTATATGGTTGCCGCACTGATCTATCTGGGTCTGACCATCTTCATCATGGCCGCCCTGCACTTCCTGGAACGCCGTGCCGGCCAGGGCTTCGTGAGGAATGAGCTATGA
- a CDS encoding ABC transporter permease — MTDMELILKWLPKMLQGAQLTLELLAIAVVAGLILALPLGIARASRHWYVRAVPYTYVFFFRGTPLLLQLALVYYGLAQFEAVRKSVLWPYLRDPYWCALLTMTLHTAAYIAEILRGAIHAIPVGEVEAARALGMSRRQALFHIILPRAARIALPAYSNEVILMLKASAVVYTVTLYDLMGMSKTIAARTYEYMLFFCYAGVFYLVITLVLTRIFRLVERWLRVDMMQGR, encoded by the coding sequence ATGACCGACATGGAACTGATCCTCAAGTGGCTGCCCAAAATGCTGCAGGGCGCACAGCTGACCCTGGAGCTGCTGGCCATCGCGGTGGTCGCCGGGCTGATCCTCGCGCTGCCGCTGGGCATTGCCCGCGCCTCCCGCCATTGGTACGTGCGCGCGGTGCCCTACACCTATGTCTTCTTCTTCCGCGGCACCCCGCTGCTGTTGCAGCTGGCACTGGTCTACTACGGCCTGGCGCAGTTCGAAGCGGTGCGCAAGAGTGTGCTCTGGCCCTATCTGCGTGACCCTTACTGGTGCGCACTGCTGACCATGACGCTGCACACCGCCGCCTACATCGCGGAAATCCTCCGGGGCGCCATCCATGCCATTCCGGTCGGCGAAGTGGAAGCTGCCCGTGCGCTGGGCATGTCGCGGCGCCAGGCGCTGTTCCACATCATCCTGCCGCGCGCCGCGCGCATCGCCCTGCCCGCTTACAGCAACGAGGTCATCCTCATGCTCAAGGCGAGCGCCGTGGTGTATACGGTGACGCTGTACGACCTGATGGGCATGTCGAAGACCATCGCCGCGCGTACCTACGAGTACATGCTGTTCTTCTGTTACGCCGGGGTCTTCTACCTGGTCATCACGCTGGTGCTGACTCGCATCTTCCGCCTGGTCGAACGCTGGCTGCGCGTCGACATGATGCAAGGCCGCTGA
- a CDS encoding methyltransferase: protein MQYSNDASLTDSALLQRFQALDGFLLEHRSLWTPKPFTQLELPWEKDLPELAAWLRQRTIEDADAVHNSPELLQAPAPFPDIAARAAELSLIDALPARPLGKLPNQLTVDVPGRKWQQIEAFASSLSFAQPPRQWLDWCAGKGHLGRLLARDGKPLLSLDFDLALVQEGQRLSDRLHLDATHRQQDVLAPGTGVHLNGEHTAIALHACGDLHVRLLQQASQRGCRQLAIAPCCYNRIDGETYSPLSHAARSAKLSLSKEDLRLPLIETVTAGARVRRQRDASMARRLAFDLLQRTIRGSNDYLSVPPVPPTWLAKPFADYCRELAALKGIEVPAATDWAALEAAGWQRLAEVRNLELVRGLFRRPMELWLLLDRALFLAEQGYSVSLGSFCPPQTTPRNLLLLAERT from the coding sequence GTGCAGTATTCCAACGACGCATCCCTGACCGACTCCGCTCTCCTTCAGCGCTTCCAGGCGCTGGACGGCTTCTTGCTGGAGCACCGATCGCTGTGGACTCCGAAGCCGTTCACGCAACTGGAACTGCCCTGGGAGAAAGACCTGCCCGAGCTGGCCGCGTGGCTGAGGCAACGCACGATCGAAGATGCCGATGCGGTGCACAATTCGCCCGAGCTGCTCCAGGCGCCAGCCCCCTTTCCCGACATCGCCGCTCGGGCCGCGGAGCTGTCGCTCATCGACGCCTTGCCCGCGCGCCCGCTGGGCAAATTACCGAATCAACTGACCGTCGATGTGCCAGGCCGCAAGTGGCAGCAGATCGAAGCGTTCGCCAGCTCCCTGAGCTTCGCGCAGCCTCCGCGTCAGTGGCTCGACTGGTGCGCCGGCAAGGGCCATCTGGGGCGCCTACTGGCGCGAGACGGCAAGCCGCTGTTGAGCCTGGATTTCGACCTGGCCCTGGTACAGGAAGGACAGCGCCTGAGCGATCGCCTGCACCTCGACGCCACGCATCGCCAGCAGGACGTCCTCGCGCCCGGCACAGGCGTGCACCTGAACGGTGAACACACCGCTATCGCCCTGCACGCCTGCGGCGATCTGCATGTTCGCCTGTTGCAACAGGCCAGCCAGCGCGGCTGCCGGCAACTGGCGATCGCGCCGTGCTGCTACAACCGCATCGATGGTGAAACCTACTCCCCGCTCTCGCATGCGGCCCGGTCCGCCAAACTCTCCCTGTCGAAGGAAGACCTGCGCCTGCCACTGATCGAAACCGTCACCGCTGGCGCCCGCGTGCGTCGGCAACGGGATGCATCGATGGCGCGGCGCCTGGCTTTCGATCTGCTGCAACGGACCATTCGCGGCAGCAACGACTACCTCTCGGTTCCGCCAGTGCCCCCGACCTGGCTCGCGAAGCCGTTTGCCGATTACTGCCGGGAGCTTGCTGCGCTCAAGGGCATCGAGGTGCCTGCGGCGACCGATTGGGCAGCCCTGGAAGCCGCCGGCTGGCAGCGCCTGGCCGAGGTCAGGAACCTCGAACTGGTGCGTGGCCTGTTCCGCAGGCCAATGGAGTTGTGGCTGCTCCTCGACCGCGCCCTGTTCCTCGCTGAACAGGGCTACAGCGTCTCGCTCGGCAGCTTCTGCCCGCCCCAGACGACGCCACGCAACCTGTTGTTGCTGGCCGAACGCACCTGA
- a CDS encoding MarR family transcriptional regulator: MNHYDVADFPFKGSIGQLLGATAILKDRLLDKHLAHLDITAAQFKVLFFIGNDRANTPAELCRELSIDSGSMTRMLDRLSRKDLLVRQPCPNDRRSVRLSLSDAGQAVNDEAPRIAAAAMNELVGGLSSEELHTLTGLLDKILSAHGAAPSCAAQEK; encoded by the coding sequence ATGAATCACTACGACGTCGCGGACTTTCCGTTCAAAGGCTCCATCGGCCAGTTGCTGGGCGCCACCGCCATCCTCAAGGATCGCCTGCTGGACAAGCACCTGGCGCACCTGGACATCACCGCCGCGCAGTTCAAGGTGCTGTTCTTCATCGGCAACGACCGCGCCAACACACCAGCCGAGCTATGCCGCGAACTCTCCATCGATAGCGGCTCCATGACCCGCATGCTCGATCGCCTCTCGCGCAAGGACCTGCTGGTCCGCCAGCCCTGCCCCAATGATCGACGCAGCGTACGACTGAGCCTCAGCGACGCCGGTCAGGCAGTGAACGACGAGGCGCCGCGCATCGCTGCCGCCGCGATGAACGAACTGGTTGGCGGCCTCTCCAGCGAAGAGCTGCACACCCTCACCGGGTTGCTCGACAAGATCCTGAGCGCCCACGGCGCCGCGCCCAGTTGCGCGGCGCAGGAGAAATGA
- a CDS encoding efflux transporter outer membrane subunit yields MTMNHLRIALLPAAVLATVLGLAGCVSSSGLTSSGKAVDPASLKAGVSLDGVPLSPATWPSERWWTSLGDSQLDGLIDEALRGTPDLDIATARARQASAAAQAQDAERMPSVKGTASYAGIRAPESVLPAPTGGRYSAVKYLSASFSYDLDLWGGQRDAWEAALGQANAAEVDRQAASITLSTNVARAYSELAHAFVVRDLARDELDRSQHLFQLSQKRMDAGLDSKVQLQQTQTQVASAKQQLAAAEQDIASDRIALAVLLGQGPDRGLELQRPQGLKPGALGLPSNLPAELLGRRPDIVAARWRVEAASKSIDSAKTEFYPNLNLGAMVGLAALHTSDVLKAPSRFFQIAPAISLPIFDGGRLRANLASKDADYDLAVAQYNKTLVNALGEVTDDLGKLRSLEQQIDDQRDARDIAKSNFDLAMRRYGEGVGNYLDALSVQQQLLVAERQLAGLDAQRIDLSVQLIQALGGGYQPDTTSTPAPLAQANAAAAH; encoded by the coding sequence ATGACGATGAACCACCTTCGCATCGCCTTGCTGCCGGCTGCCGTGCTTGCCACCGTGCTGGGGCTGGCCGGCTGCGTGAGCTCTTCCGGACTCACCAGCAGCGGCAAGGCCGTCGACCCGGCGAGCCTGAAGGCTGGCGTCAGCCTCGACGGCGTACCGCTATCGCCCGCCACCTGGCCCAGCGAACGCTGGTGGACCAGCCTTGGCGACTCGCAACTCGACGGCCTGATCGACGAGGCCCTGCGCGGCACGCCGGACCTCGACATCGCCACCGCCCGAGCCCGCCAAGCCTCCGCCGCCGCCCAGGCGCAGGACGCCGAGCGCATGCCCAGCGTGAAAGGCACCGCCAGCTATGCCGGCATCCGCGCCCCGGAAAGCGTCCTGCCAGCCCCGACCGGCGGCCGCTATTCGGCGGTGAAGTACCTGTCGGCGAGCTTCAGTTACGACCTTGACCTCTGGGGCGGCCAGCGCGATGCCTGGGAAGCCGCCCTCGGCCAGGCCAACGCCGCCGAAGTCGACCGCCAGGCCGCGTCGATCACGCTTTCCACCAATGTCGCCCGCGCCTACAGCGAACTCGCCCACGCCTTCGTCGTGCGCGACCTGGCCCGCGACGAGCTGGATCGCTCCCAGCACCTTTTCCAGCTCAGCCAGAAGCGCATGGACGCGGGTCTCGACAGCAAGGTCCAGTTGCAACAGACGCAAACCCAGGTCGCCAGCGCCAAGCAACAGCTGGCCGCAGCGGAGCAGGACATCGCCAGCGATCGTATCGCGCTCGCCGTACTGCTCGGCCAAGGGCCCGACCGTGGCCTGGAGCTGCAGCGCCCGCAAGGGCTCAAGCCCGGCGCACTGGGCCTGCCATCCAATCTGCCGGCAGAGCTGTTGGGCCGTCGGCCGGATATCGTCGCCGCGCGCTGGCGAGTCGAGGCTGCCTCGAAGAGCATCGATTCGGCGAAGACCGAGTTCTATCCCAATCTTAACCTGGGGGCGATGGTCGGCCTGGCCGCCTTGCACACCAGCGATGTGCTGAAGGCACCGAGCCGCTTCTTCCAGATCGCTCCGGCGATTTCCTTGCCGATCTTCGACGGCGGCCGGCTGCGCGCAAACCTTGCCAGCAAGGATGCCGACTACGACCTGGCTGTCGCCCAGTACAACAAGACCCTGGTCAACGCCCTGGGCGAGGTTACCGATGATCTCGGCAAGCTGCGCTCGCTGGAACAGCAGATCGATGACCAGCGCGATGCCCGTGATATCGCCAAATCCAACTTCGACCTGGCCATGCGCCGATACGGCGAAGGCGTCGGCAACTACCTCGACGCCCTCAGCGTGCAGCAGCAACTGCTCGTCGCCGAGCGCCAACTGGCCGGCCTGGACGCCCAGCGCATCGATCTCTCGGTGCAACTGATCCAGGCCCTGGGCGGTGGCTACCAGCCCGACACCACTTCCACTCCAGCCCCGCTCGCCCAGGCGAACGCGGCCGCCGCGCATTGA
- a CDS encoding efflux RND transporter periplasmic adaptor subunit, producing MSTATQETPTSNPKRKRWLLILLAVVVLAGIAAAAWEFLYGRWHEDTDDAYVNGNIVQITPQITGTVVSIGADDGDLVHKGQVLVKFDPSDADIALQQAEANLARTVRQVRGLFSNVDGYKADVAAKKVALTKAEADFKRRQHLATDGAISQEELAHARDALDTARSSLTTSEQQLDTNRALVDDTVIASHPDVKAAAAKLRQAYLDDARAVIIAPVTGYVAKRTVQVGQRVQPGAALMAVIPLDQVWIDANFKETQLKHMRIGQPVEIRSDLYGSEVKYSGTVDSLGVGTGSAFSLLPAQNATGNWIKIVQRVPVRIRVNAEELAKNPLRIGLSMDVNVSLHDQSGPALAQQAPHEAVFSTDIYQEQLASADQLIEKLIQANLADANHRTALR from the coding sequence ATGAGCACCGCAACGCAAGAAACCCCCACCAGCAATCCCAAGCGCAAGCGCTGGTTGCTGATCCTGCTCGCCGTCGTCGTGCTGGCCGGCATCGCCGCCGCGGCTTGGGAATTCCTCTACGGCCGCTGGCACGAAGATACCGACGACGCCTACGTGAACGGCAACATCGTGCAGATCACTCCGCAGATCACCGGCACTGTGGTGAGCATCGGCGCCGATGACGGCGACCTGGTGCACAAGGGCCAGGTACTGGTGAAGTTCGACCCCAGCGATGCCGACATCGCCCTGCAACAGGCCGAAGCCAACCTCGCGCGCACCGTGCGCCAGGTGCGCGGCCTGTTCAGCAATGTCGATGGTTACAAGGCCGATGTGGCGGCGAAGAAAGTCGCACTGACCAAGGCCGAGGCGGACTTCAAGCGCCGCCAACACCTGGCCACCGACGGCGCCATTTCCCAGGAAGAACTGGCCCACGCCCGCGACGCCCTGGACACCGCGCGCAGCTCGCTGACCACCTCCGAGCAGCAACTGGACACCAACCGCGCCCTGGTGGACGACACCGTGATCGCTTCCCACCCCGATGTGAAAGCCGCCGCCGCCAAGCTGCGCCAGGCCTATCTGGATGATGCCCGCGCCGTGATCATCGCGCCGGTCACCGGCTACGTCGCCAAGCGCACCGTACAGGTCGGCCAGCGCGTGCAGCCGGGCGCCGCGCTGATGGCGGTGATCCCCCTGGACCAGGTGTGGATCGACGCCAACTTCAAGGAAACCCAGCTCAAGCACATGCGCATCGGCCAGCCGGTGGAGATCCGCTCGGACCTCTACGGCAGCGAAGTGAAGTACTCCGGCACCGTCGACAGCCTCGGCGTCGGCACCGGCAGCGCCTTCTCGCTGCTGCCGGCGCAGAACGCCACCGGCAACTGGATCAAGATCGTCCAGCGCGTGCCCGTGCGCATCCGCGTCAACGCCGAGGAGCTGGCGAAGAACCCGCTGCGTATCGGTCTGTCCATGGACGTCAACGTCAGCCTGCACGACCAGAGCGGTCCCGCCCTGGCCCAGCAGGCGCCGCATGAAGCGGTGTTCTCCACCGACATCTACCAGGAGCAACTGGCTTCCGCGGACCAGCTGATCGAGAAGCTGATCCAGGCCAACCTGGCCGACGCCAACCACCGTACCGCGCTGCGCTGA